From the Mammaliicoccus sciuri genome, the window GATTTGAATATAATAGAAAAATATACAATAGATATTAATTATAACTCGCTTGGCTTTGGAATAGACGTAATTATTAATATTACTATAAAGAATAATCTTTACGCAGATTTTAAAACTTTCATAAAAAATCTGGATAATGTTGAATTCTGCTATAGGATTTCAGGAGACAGTTGCTTTGTTTTTAAAATGCATTTTGAAACCATGGAAGCAGTTGAAGAATTTATTGATAAATCACAATACTATGGGCATACTAAGACACAATTTATATTTTCAAGAACAATATAAAAAGAGAGG encodes:
- a CDS encoding Lrp/AsnC family transcriptional regulator → MDLTDRKILNILEENSKTSLSDISRMVNLSIPSVRERINKMKDLNIIEKYTIDINYNSLGFGIDVIINITIKNNLYADFKTFIKNLDNVEFCYRISGDSCFVFKMHFETMEAVEEFIDKSQYYGHTKTQFIFSRTI